The following proteins are co-located in the Malus sylvestris chromosome 13, drMalSylv7.2, whole genome shotgun sequence genome:
- the LOC126596971 gene encoding ethylene-responsive transcription factor RAP2-3-like isoform X1, translating into MCGGAIISDFIAVKRALKLTAEDLWSDLDTISDLLGIDYSNSINKQPENHKVVQKPKPSITKVVTSDEKPKQASGSAAAAKGKRVRKNVYRGIRQRPWGKWAAEIRDPYKGVRVWLGTYDTAEEAARAYDEAAVRIRGDKAKLNFAQPPSSSPLPSLAPDTPPPTKRRCIVAESTRVEPTQPSFQTGSYYYDPLYHGGGGAEMYAKNEVAGGDEVVVEQLSQVVSGSGESDSLYLWMLDDLVAYQQQGQLLY; encoded by the exons ATGTGTGGTGGTGCTATCATTTCCGACTTCATCGCCGTCAAGCGCGCCCTGAAGCTGACGGCGGAGGACCTCTGGTCAGATCTTGACACCATCTCTGACCTCCTTGGCATAGACTACTCCAACAGCATCAACAAACAGCCGGAGAATCACAAGGTGGTCCAAAAGCCGAAACCATCTATCACCAAAG TAGTGACAAGTGATGAGAAGCCCAAGCAGGCGAGCGGGTCTGCTGCTGCCGCAAAAGGCAAGAGAGTGAGGAAAAACGTGTACAGAGGAATAAGGCAGAGGCCGTGGGGCAAATGGGCGGCTGAGATTCGCGACCCCTACAAAGGCGTCCGGGTCTGGCTCGGCACCTATGACACCGCTGAGGAAGCCGCCCGCGCTTACGATGAAGCCGCCGTGCGCATCCGCGGGGACAAGGCCAAGCTCAACTTTGCCCAACCACCATCCTCTTCACCGCTTCCATCTCTGGCGCCGGATACGCCGCCGCCGACAAAGAGGCGGTGCATTGTTGCTGAGTCAACTCGGGTGGAGCCGACTCAACCGAGTTTCCAGACCGGTTCTTACTATTATGATCCATTATATCACGGCGGTGGTGGTGCGGAAATGTATGCTAAGAATGAGGTGGCGGGTGGGGACGAGGTGGTGGTAGAGCAGCTGAGTCAGGTGGTGAGTGGAAGCGGAGAGTCGGACTCGTTGTACCTGTGGATGCTGGATGACCTGGTGGCATATCAGCAACAAGGGCAGCTTCTGTATTAA
- the LOC126596971 gene encoding ethylene-responsive transcription factor RAP2-3-like isoform X2, producing the protein MCGGAIISDFIAVKRALKLTAEDLWSDLDTISDLLGIDYSNSINKQPENHKVVQKPKPSITKVTSDEKPKQASGSAAAAKGKRVRKNVYRGIRQRPWGKWAAEIRDPYKGVRVWLGTYDTAEEAARAYDEAAVRIRGDKAKLNFAQPPSSSPLPSLAPDTPPPTKRRCIVAESTRVEPTQPSFQTGSYYYDPLYHGGGGAEMYAKNEVAGGDEVVVEQLSQVVSGSGESDSLYLWMLDDLVAYQQQGQLLY; encoded by the exons ATGTGTGGTGGTGCTATCATTTCCGACTTCATCGCCGTCAAGCGCGCCCTGAAGCTGACGGCGGAGGACCTCTGGTCAGATCTTGACACCATCTCTGACCTCCTTGGCATAGACTACTCCAACAGCATCAACAAACAGCCGGAGAATCACAAGGTGGTCCAAAAGCCGAAACCATCTATCACCAAAG TGACAAGTGATGAGAAGCCCAAGCAGGCGAGCGGGTCTGCTGCTGCCGCAAAAGGCAAGAGAGTGAGGAAAAACGTGTACAGAGGAATAAGGCAGAGGCCGTGGGGCAAATGGGCGGCTGAGATTCGCGACCCCTACAAAGGCGTCCGGGTCTGGCTCGGCACCTATGACACCGCTGAGGAAGCCGCCCGCGCTTACGATGAAGCCGCCGTGCGCATCCGCGGGGACAAGGCCAAGCTCAACTTTGCCCAACCACCATCCTCTTCACCGCTTCCATCTCTGGCGCCGGATACGCCGCCGCCGACAAAGAGGCGGTGCATTGTTGCTGAGTCAACTCGGGTGGAGCCGACTCAACCGAGTTTCCAGACCGGTTCTTACTATTATGATCCATTATATCACGGCGGTGGTGGTGCGGAAATGTATGCTAAGAATGAGGTGGCGGGTGGGGACGAGGTGGTGGTAGAGCAGCTGAGTCAGGTGGTGAGTGGAAGCGGAGAGTCGGACTCGTTGTACCTGTGGATGCTGGATGACCTGGTGGCATATCAGCAACAAGGGCAGCTTCTGTATTAA